The Rhizobium leguminosarum genome includes a region encoding these proteins:
- the maiA gene encoding maleylacetoacetate isomerase: protein MNEVVLYDYWRSSASYRVRIALNLLGVDYQTVSINLLEGAHRTPDYLALNPQGLVPTLVIDGKTLTQSLAIVEYLAETRPECGLLPSDIADRQKVRALAYAIAMDIHPICNLHVVSHLMSMTDRPDAREEWMKHFISDGLGKLEAMIGEADGAFSFGDAPTMADLCLVPQLYNARRWGVELTAFKRIVDIDARCAELPAFQVAHPDRVRP from the coding sequence ATGAACGAGGTCGTTCTTTACGACTACTGGCGATCATCGGCGAGCTATCGCGTCCGCATCGCGCTCAATCTCCTGGGCGTCGATTATCAGACCGTGTCCATCAACCTGTTGGAGGGCGCGCACAGGACGCCGGACTATCTGGCCCTCAACCCGCAGGGGCTGGTGCCGACATTGGTGATCGACGGGAAAACACTGACGCAGTCGCTGGCGATCGTCGAATACCTCGCCGAGACCCGGCCGGAATGTGGATTGCTGCCATCGGATATTGCCGATCGCCAGAAAGTCCGCGCCCTTGCCTATGCGATCGCTATGGACATCCATCCGATCTGCAACCTGCATGTCGTGTCGCATCTGATGAGCATGACGGATAGGCCCGATGCCCGCGAGGAATGGATGAAACATTTCATCTCCGACGGACTGGGGAAACTGGAAGCGATGATCGGCGAAGCCGATGGCGCGTTCAGCTTTGGGGACGCGCCGACGATGGCCGACCTCTGTCTCGTTCCCCAGCTCTACAACGCCCGCCGCTGGGGAGTGGAGTTGACCGCTTTCAAGCGCATCGTCGACATCGACGCCAGATGCGCCGAACTGCCGGCCTTCCAGGTGGCGCATCCTGACCGCGTCAGACCGTAG
- a CDS encoding fumarylacetoacetate hydrolase family protein, with product MKLATLKDSTRDGRLVVVSRDLTRCSEVGHIARTLQAALDDWAHVAPRLALIAEGVETGAQPTIRFHEHDVTSPLPRAYQWADGSAYVNHVELVRKARGAEMPASFWTDPLIYQGGSDAFLAPRDPIVMADEAYGIDMEGEVAVITGDVAMGCSPEVARGAIRLLMLVNDVSLRGLIPDELAKGFGFFQSKPASAFSPVAVTPDELGDAWDGRKLHLPLLVSLNGKLFGKANAGIDMTFDFGQLIAHAAKTRNLASGTIIGSGTVSNKLDGGCPGKPVEDGGSGYSCIAELRMIETIEAGSPRTPFMKFGDQVRIEMKDHAGHSIFGAIEQTVEKHRGAGPQ from the coding sequence ATGAAACTTGCGACGTTAAAAGACTCCACGCGGGACGGCCGGCTCGTCGTCGTTTCCCGCGACCTGACCCGCTGTTCGGAGGTCGGTCACATCGCCCGGACCCTGCAGGCAGCACTCGATGACTGGGCGCATGTGGCTCCGAGGCTCGCGCTCATTGCCGAAGGCGTCGAGACCGGAGCCCAGCCGACGATCCGGTTTCACGAACATGACGTAACGTCACCTTTGCCGCGGGCCTATCAATGGGCCGACGGCTCCGCTTACGTCAACCATGTCGAACTGGTGCGCAAGGCACGCGGCGCCGAGATGCCGGCGAGCTTCTGGACCGATCCGCTGATCTATCAGGGCGGGTCGGACGCTTTCCTCGCGCCGCGCGACCCGATCGTGATGGCTGACGAGGCTTACGGGATCGACATGGAGGGCGAGGTCGCCGTCATCACCGGCGACGTCGCCATGGGTTGCAGCCCGGAGGTCGCACGCGGCGCCATCCGTCTGCTGATGCTGGTCAACGACGTCTCGCTGCGCGGTCTGATCCCGGACGAGTTGGCGAAGGGATTTGGCTTCTTCCAATCGAAGCCGGCATCGGCATTTTCTCCGGTCGCGGTGACGCCGGACGAGCTTGGAGATGCGTGGGATGGCCGCAAGCTGCATCTCCCGCTGCTGGTGAGCTTGAACGGCAAGCTATTCGGTAAGGCGAATGCCGGCATCGACATGACGTTCGATTTTGGCCAGTTGATCGCCCATGCCGCCAAAACCCGCAATCTCGCTTCCGGCACGATCATCGGCTCGGGAACGGTGTCCAACAAGCTCGACGGCGGCTGCCCGGGCAAGCCGGTGGAAGACGGCGGAAGCGGCTACTCCTGCATTGCCGAACTCAGGATGATCGAGACGATCGAGGCCGGCTCGCCGAGAACCCCCTTCATGAAGTTCGGGGATCAGGTCCGCATCGAGATGAAGGATCATGCCGGCCATTCGATCTTCGGAGCGATCGAGCAGACGGTCGAAAAACACCGAGGGGCCGGGCCGCAATGA
- the wrbA gene encoding NAD(P)H:quinone oxidoreductase type IV encodes MAKVLVLYYSAYGHIETMAYAVAEGAKSAGAEVTVKRVPELVPEDVAKASYYKVDQAAPIATVDELADYDAIIVGAGTRFGTVASQMRNFWDQTGGLWFAGKLAGKLGSVFTSSATQHGGQESTILGFIPTFLHQGMVVAGLPYAFQGQMGTEEVKGGSPYGASTITNGDGSRQPSEIELEGAKYQGAHVAKLAAKLA; translated from the coding sequence ATGGCGAAGGTTCTCGTCCTTTATTATTCGGCTTACGGCCATATCGAAACCATGGCCTATGCGGTTGCCGAAGGCGCGAAGTCGGCCGGCGCCGAGGTCACCGTCAAGCGCGTTCCGGAACTGGTTCCGGAAGACGTCGCCAAGGCTTCCTATTACAAGGTCGACCAGGCGGCTCCGATCGCCACCGTTGACGAACTGGCGGACTATGACGCGATCATCGTCGGCGCCGGCACCCGCTTCGGCACGGTCGCTTCGCAGATGCGCAATTTCTGGGATCAGACGGGCGGTCTCTGGTTCGCCGGCAAACTCGCCGGCAAACTCGGTTCGGTCTTCACCTCTTCGGCAACTCAGCACGGCGGCCAGGAATCGACCATCCTCGGCTTCATCCCGACCTTCCTGCACCAGGGCATGGTCGTTGCCGGCCTGCCTTATGCCTTCCAGGGCCAGATGGGTACCGAGGAAGTCAAGGGCGGCTCGCCCTACGGCGCCTCCACCATCACCAACGGTGACGGCTCGCGCCAGCCTTCCGAGATCGAGCTGGAAGGCGCGAAATACCAGGGCGCCCACGTCGCCAAGCTTGCTGCTAAGCTCGCCTGA
- a CDS encoding ATP-dependent Clp protease proteolytic subunit translates to MRYIVAGLLFLCAFPLSAAEITRQPLENDTDLISVTGVLNDGDEIIFRNLATASSKALVFLNSEGGDLKAGIEIGRAIRLRGFATATPPGTLCASACALTWLAGSPRFLQPESNIGFHAAYRVVDGKASESGVANALVGAYLNQLGLSETAIAYVTSAPPEGIAWLTAAKAQTVGITYDAIDEDGPDPASEGARRFRTTRWAR, encoded by the coding sequence ATGCGTTACATCGTTGCTGGGTTGTTGTTTCTATGCGCATTTCCTCTGTCTGCGGCAGAGATCACGCGGCAGCCGTTGGAGAATGATACGGACCTGATCTCCGTCACGGGCGTCTTGAATGACGGTGACGAAATCATCTTCAGAAACCTGGCCACGGCCTCCAGCAAGGCCCTTGTTTTTCTAAACAGCGAGGGCGGGGATCTCAAAGCCGGGATCGAGATCGGGCGTGCCATCCGCCTTCGAGGCTTTGCAACGGCCACCCCGCCGGGGACCTTGTGTGCGTCAGCTTGCGCCCTCACCTGGCTTGCCGGGTCGCCCCGGTTTCTTCAGCCCGAGTCCAATATCGGCTTCCATGCCGCCTATCGCGTAGTGGACGGCAAGGCCAGCGAGAGCGGCGTCGCCAATGCGCTGGTCGGAGCTTATCTCAACCAGCTGGGATTGTCCGAGACTGCCATCGCCTACGTGACGTCGGCACCACCTGAAGGCATCGCGTGGCTGACGGCCGCCAAGGCGCAGACCGTGGGCATCACTTACGACGCGATTGACGAGGACGGACCTGATCCGGCGTCCGAGGGGGCAAGACGTTTCCGCACGACCCGATGGGCACGGTGA
- the gpt gene encoding xanthine phosphoribosyltransferase — protein MSLPDKAFPVSWDQFHRDARALAWRLAGLNQTFKAIVCITRGGLVPAAIISRELNIRLIETVCVASYHDYVNQGDMVLLKGIAPELMENGGETVLVVDDLTDTGKTAAQVRTMLPRAHFACVYAKPKGVPTVDTFITEVSQDTWIYFPWDMGFTYQEPIAKGAG, from the coding sequence ATGTCCCTTCCCGATAAAGCCTTTCCCGTTTCCTGGGATCAGTTCCACCGCGATGCGCGCGCCCTTGCCTGGCGGCTTGCCGGCTTGAATCAGACGTTCAAGGCGATCGTCTGCATCACCCGCGGCGGCCTCGTTCCGGCTGCGATCATCTCGCGCGAACTGAACATCCGGCTGATCGAGACCGTCTGCGTCGCGTCCTATCATGACTATGTGAACCAAGGCGATATGGTGCTGCTCAAGGGAATAGCGCCCGAACTTATGGAGAATGGCGGCGAAACCGTGCTGGTCGTCGATGATCTGACAGATACCGGCAAGACCGCCGCACAGGTGCGCACAATGCTGCCGAGGGCACATTTCGCCTGCGTCTATGCCAAGCCGAAGGGCGTGCCGACCGTCGACACCTTCATCACCGAGGTGAGCCAGGATACCTGGATCTACTTCCCGTGGGACATGGGCTTCACCTATCAGGAGCCGATCGCCAAGGGTGCCGGCTGA
- a CDS encoding competence/damage-inducible protein A: protein MSQDIVVTAAMLAIGDELLSGRTKDKNIGHLADLLTLSGIDLKEVRIVADDEDAIVEALNALRGKYDYVFTSGGIGPTHDDITADAISKAFGVPCEYDETAMTLLAEMYRRREMEFTEARQRMARMPRGAAHIANPVSTAPGFIIGNVHVMAGVPQVFQAMVDNVLPMLRTGTPVLSLAIACPYGEGEIGTPLTAIQKAHSETSIGSYPRYIGQKFSTEIVVRGRSQAAIDAAGAEVQAMIDAIRQRKDIAENHSAEA from the coding sequence ATGAGCCAAGACATCGTCGTCACCGCCGCCATGCTCGCCATCGGCGACGAACTTCTCTCCGGCCGCACCAAGGATAAAAATATCGGCCACCTCGCCGATTTGCTGACGCTTTCCGGCATCGACCTCAAGGAAGTGCGCATCGTCGCCGACGATGAGGACGCGATCGTCGAGGCGCTGAACGCGCTTCGCGGCAAGTATGATTACGTCTTCACATCAGGCGGCATCGGGCCGACGCATGACGACATCACCGCCGATGCCATCTCCAAGGCTTTCGGCGTGCCCTGCGAATATGACGAAACAGCAATGACGCTGCTTGCCGAGATGTACCGCCGCCGCGAGATGGAATTCACCGAGGCGCGCCAGCGCATGGCGCGCATGCCGCGCGGGGCTGCGCATATCGCCAATCCGGTCTCGACGGCGCCGGGCTTCATCATCGGCAACGTCCATGTCATGGCCGGCGTGCCGCAGGTCTTCCAGGCGATGGTCGACAATGTGCTGCCGATGCTTCGAACCGGCACGCCGGTGCTTTCGCTCGCTATCGCCTGCCCTTACGGAGAAGGCGAGATCGGCACGCCGCTGACCGCGATCCAGAAGGCACATTCGGAAACCAGCATCGGTTCGTACCCGCGTTATATCGGCCAGAAATTCTCGACCGAGATCGTCGTACGCGGCCGCTCCCAGGCGGCAATCGATGCGGCCGGCGCCGAGGTGCAGGCGATGATCGACGCCATCCGCCAAAGGAAGGACATCGCCGAAAACCATTCCGCCGAGGCTTGA
- a CDS encoding vitamin B12-dependent ribonucleotide reductase, which produces MRIERRFTKAGQGAYADIEFRKATSEIKNPDGSIVFRLENIDVPAQFSQVATDVLAQKYFRKAGVPTRLKKVEENDVPSFLWRSVPDDAALKTLSKDEQTGSEIDARQVFDRLAGTWTYWGWKGGYFSSEEDASAFKDELAYMLATQRVAPNSPQWFNTGLHWTYGIDGPGQGHFYVDPFTGKLTKSKSAYEHPQPHACFIQSVEDDLVNEGGIMDLWVREARLFKYGSGTGSNFSMLRGEGEKLSGGGRSSGLMSFLKIGDRAAGAIKSGGTTRRAAKMVVVDIDHPDIEEYINWKVKEEQKVAALVTGSKVVAKHLKAIMKACFNCEGGDNGDCYDPNKNPALKREIRAAKKDQVPENYVQRVIQFARQGYKDLQFKTYDTDWDSEAYLTVSGQNSNNSVSIKDDFLRAVENDGEWNLTARKDGRVMKTLKARDLWETISYAAWASADPGIHFNTTMNDWHTSPAGGPIRGSNPCSEYMFLDDTACNLASLNLLQFKDKATKRINIADYEHAVRLWTVVLEISVMMAQFPSKRIAELSYEYRTLGLGYANIGGLLMSSGIPYDSTEARAIAGSLTAIMTGICYATSAEMAAELGPFPNFAPNRESMLKVIRNHRRAAHGESSGYEALSINPVALIHSENPDQDLVAHAKSAWDKALELGEQHGYRNAQVSVIAPTGTIGLVMDCDTTGIEPDFALVKFKKLAGGGYFKIINRAVPDALRTLGYSESQIAEIEAYAVGHGNLNQAPAVNPSTLKTKGFTDEKVEAVNAALKSAFDIKFVFNQWTLGADFLKETLKVSDEQLADMSFSLLDHIGFSKKDIEAANIHVCGAMTLEGAPFLKNEHLPVFDCANPCGKVGKRYLSVESHIRMMAAAQPFISGAISKTINMPNEATVEDCKNAYMLSWKLGLKANALYRDGSKLSQPLNSSLIEDEDDDDTLEELLQAPLAAQAVTVTEKIIERVIERVSREREKLPNRRQGYTQKAAVGGHKVYLRTGEFGDGRIGEIFIDMHKEGAAFRAMMNNFAIAISLGLQYGVPLEEYVEAFTFTKFEPAGMVIGNDAIKNATSILDYVFRELAVSYLGRHDLAHVDTSDFSNTALGKGIQEGKTNLLSTGWTRGYKPTLVSGTGGERQAGEPKGAATAAPARAASTGTVTAFAGAAARKLEPTIAVSTSEIVAFKRDYEERAKELAEEIAEEVTEELTSDATALFSDKAAADAATAKSEAKKREAERRQRSIMQGYTGNMCSECQNFTMVRNGTCEKCDTCGATSGCS; this is translated from the coding sequence ATGCGCATCGAACGTCGTTTCACAAAGGCCGGCCAAGGCGCCTATGCGGATATCGAATTCCGCAAGGCGACGAGCGAGATCAAGAACCCCGACGGTTCGATCGTGTTCCGCCTCGAGAACATCGACGTTCCCGCGCAGTTCTCCCAGGTCGCGACCGACGTTCTGGCGCAGAAGTATTTCCGCAAGGCCGGCGTTCCCACCCGGCTGAAGAAGGTCGAGGAAAACGATGTTCCTTCCTTCCTGTGGCGCTCCGTTCCCGACGATGCTGCGCTGAAGACCCTGTCCAAGGACGAACAGACCGGCTCCGAAATCGATGCGCGCCAGGTCTTCGACCGTCTTGCCGGCACCTGGACCTATTGGGGCTGGAAGGGCGGCTATTTCTCCTCCGAGGAAGATGCCTCGGCCTTCAAGGACGAGCTTGCCTATATGCTCGCCACCCAGCGCGTCGCCCCGAACTCGCCGCAGTGGTTCAACACCGGCCTGCATTGGACCTACGGCATCGATGGTCCCGGCCAGGGCCATTTCTATGTCGATCCCTTCACCGGCAAGCTAACCAAGTCCAAGTCGGCCTACGAACATCCGCAGCCGCATGCTTGCTTCATCCAGTCTGTGGAGGACGATCTCGTCAACGAAGGCGGCATCATGGACCTCTGGGTGCGTGAAGCGCGGCTGTTCAAATACGGCTCCGGCACCGGCTCCAACTTCTCGATGCTGCGCGGCGAAGGCGAAAAGCTTTCCGGCGGCGGCCGCTCCTCCGGCCTGATGAGCTTCCTGAAGATCGGCGACCGCGCCGCAGGCGCCATCAAATCGGGCGGCACGACGCGCCGCGCCGCCAAGATGGTGGTCGTCGATATCGACCATCCGGATATCGAGGAATACATCAACTGGAAGGTCAAGGAAGAGCAGAAGGTTGCGGCTCTCGTGACCGGCTCGAAGGTCGTCGCCAAACATCTGAAGGCGATCATGAAGGCCTGCTTCAACTGCGAAGGCGGCGATAACGGCGATTGCTACGATCCCAACAAGAACCCTGCCCTGAAGCGCGAAATCCGCGCCGCCAAGAAGGACCAGGTTCCGGAGAACTACGTCCAGCGCGTCATCCAGTTCGCCCGCCAGGGCTACAAGGATCTCCAATTCAAGACCTACGACACGGATTGGGATTCGGAAGCCTACCTCACGGTATCCGGCCAGAACTCCAACAACTCCGTCTCGATCAAGGACGACTTCCTGCGCGCCGTCGAGAATGATGGCGAATGGAACCTGACCGCCCGCAAGGACGGCCGGGTGATGAAGACGCTGAAGGCCCGCGATCTCTGGGAAACGATTTCCTACGCCGCCTGGGCTTCGGCCGATCCGGGCATCCATTTCAACACGACGATGAACGACTGGCACACTTCGCCGGCCGGCGGCCCGATCCGCGGCTCGAACCCGTGCTCGGAATACATGTTCCTCGACGACACCGCCTGCAACCTTGCCTCGCTGAACCTGCTGCAGTTCAAGGATAAGGCTACCAAGCGCATCAACATCGCCGATTACGAACATGCGGTTCGCCTGTGGACCGTCGTGCTCGAAATCTCGGTGATGATGGCGCAGTTCCCGTCGAAGCGCATCGCCGAACTCTCCTACGAATACCGCACGCTCGGCCTTGGCTACGCCAATATCGGCGGCCTGCTGATGTCGTCGGGCATTCCCTATGACTCCACGGAGGCCCGCGCCATCGCAGGCTCGCTGACCGCGATCATGACCGGCATCTGCTATGCGACCTCGGCCGAAATGGCCGCCGAGCTCGGCCCGTTCCCGAACTTCGCGCCGAACCGCGAGAGCATGCTCAAGGTCATTCGCAACCATCGCCGTGCGGCGCATGGCGAGAGCTCCGGCTATGAAGCGCTGTCGATCAACCCGGTCGCGCTGATCCATTCGGAAAACCCGGACCAGGATCTCGTCGCCCACGCCAAATCGGCCTGGGACAAGGCGCTCGAGCTTGGTGAACAGCATGGCTACCGCAATGCCCAGGTCTCGGTCATCGCGCCCACCGGCACGATCGGTCTGGTCATGGATTGCGACACGACGGGCATCGAGCCCGACTTCGCCCTCGTCAAGTTCAAGAAGCTCGCCGGCGGCGGCTACTTCAAGATCATCAACCGCGCCGTGCCCGACGCGCTGCGCACACTCGGCTATTCGGAAAGCCAGATCGCCGAGATCGAGGCCTATGCCGTCGGCCACGGCAACCTGAACCAGGCACCGGCTGTCAATCCGTCGACGCTGAAGACCAAGGGCTTCACCGACGAGAAGGTCGAAGCTGTCAACGCCGCGCTGAAGAGCGCCTTCGACATCAAGTTCGTCTTCAACCAGTGGACGCTCGGCGCCGACTTCCTGAAGGAGACGCTGAAGGTTTCCGACGAACAGCTCGCCGACATGAGCTTCAGCCTGCTCGACCATATCGGCTTCTCGAAGAAGGACATCGAAGCCGCCAACATCCATGTCTGCGGTGCGATGACACTGGAAGGCGCGCCCTTCCTCAAGAATGAGCACCTGCCGGTCTTCGATTGCGCCAATCCGTGCGGCAAGGTCGGCAAGCGCTACCTCTCGGTCGAAAGCCATATCCGCATGATGGCGGCTGCCCAGCCGTTCATCTCCGGCGCAATTTCCAAGACGATCAACATGCCGAACGAGGCGACCGTCGAGGATTGCAAGAACGCCTACATGCTCTCCTGGAAGCTTGGCCTCAAGGCCAACGCGCTCTATCGCGACGGCTCGAAACTGTCGCAGCCGCTCAACTCCTCGCTGATCGAGGACGAAGACGACGACGATACGCTGGAGGAACTGCTGCAGGCGCCGCTGGCCGCCCAGGCCGTTACCGTCACCGAGAAGATCATCGAGCGGGTGATCGAACGAGTTTCGCGCGAACGCGAGAAGCTGCCGAACCGCCGCCAGGGCTATACCCAGAAGGCCGCCGTCGGCGGACACAAGGTCTATCTCCGCACCGGTGAATTCGGCGACGGCCGCATCGGCGAGATCTTCATCGACATGCACAAGGAAGGCGCTGCCTTCCGTGCGATGATGAACAATTTTGCCATCGCCATCTCGCTCGGCCTGCAATATGGCGTGCCGCTCGAGGAATATGTCGAGGCCTTCACCTTCACCAAGTTCGAGCCGGCCGGCATGGTCATCGGCAATGACGCAATCAAGAACGCCACCTCGATCCTCGACTATGTCTTCCGCGAGCTTGCCGTCTCTTATCTCGGCCGCCATGACCTGGCGCATGTCGATACGTCGGATTTCTCGAACACCGCACTCGGCAAGGGCATCCAGGAAGGCAAGACCAACCTGCTCTCCACCGGCTGGACCCGCGGCTACAAGCCGACGCTGGTGTCCGGCACCGGCGGCGAACGCCAGGCAGGCGAACCCAAGGGTGCAGCAACCGCCGCCCCTGCGCGCGCCGCCTCCACCGGCACCGTGACTGCCTTTGCAGGCGCGGCTGCCCGCAAGCTGGAGCCGACGATTGCCGTCTCCACCTCCGAAATCGTTGCCTTCAAGCGCGACTACGAGGAGCGCGCCAAGGAACTGGCGGAAGAGATCGCCGAAGAGGTGACCGAGGAACTCACCAGCGACGCAACGGCCTTGTTCTCCGACAAGGCGGCAGCCGACGCGGCAACGGCGAAATCCGAAGCCAAGAAGCGCGAAGCCGAACGCCGCCAGCGCTCGATCATGCAGGGCTATACCGGCAACATGTGCTCGGAGTGCCAGAACTTCACGATGGTGCGGAATGGGACCTGCGAGAAGTGCGACACGTGTGGTGCTACGAGCGGGTGTAGCTAA
- a CDS encoding universal stress protein, giving the protein MSYKTILAILDTSDNSSAVADFAFAIAAESGAHVIGLHAEIISAVPLVAPMEIPDPVAVQALQDMAHSETIAVERIFRAKAEASGASFEWRSFATSTGYGSAPLIESARSADLLIASQADPAKPSDSHVDVDSFLFETGRPVLMIPYIIRKPKPIKRVLIAWNGSKEAARATFDALPILKAADEVEIFSVDPADTALQSPLTAGADIAATLARHGVKATLSTAQSADKSASHVIENRLSDSSIDLLVMGAYTHSWLWQMIFGGTTKTLLQSMTALTLLSR; this is encoded by the coding sequence ATGTCTTACAAAACCATTCTCGCCATTCTCGATACATCAGACAATAGTTCTGCGGTTGCCGATTTCGCCTTTGCCATCGCCGCTGAAAGCGGCGCCCATGTGATCGGCCTGCATGCCGAAATCATTTCCGCCGTGCCGCTGGTGGCGCCGATGGAAATCCCCGATCCCGTTGCCGTGCAGGCGCTGCAGGACATGGCGCATAGCGAAACGATTGCCGTCGAGCGCATCTTCAGGGCGAAAGCGGAGGCATCCGGTGCCTCCTTCGAATGGCGCAGCTTTGCCACATCAACCGGTTATGGCTCCGCCCCGCTGATCGAAAGTGCGCGCAGCGCCGACCTCCTGATCGCCTCGCAGGCCGACCCGGCCAAACCTTCCGACAGCCACGTCGACGTCGACAGTTTCCTTTTCGAAACCGGCCGGCCGGTGCTGATGATCCCCTATATCATCCGCAAGCCGAAGCCGATCAAACGCGTATTGATCGCCTGGAACGGCTCGAAGGAGGCGGCGCGCGCAACCTTCGACGCGCTGCCGATCCTCAAAGCCGCCGACGAGGTGGAGATCTTTTCAGTCGATCCGGCCGACACGGCGCTGCAATCGCCGCTGACCGCCGGCGCCGACATTGCCGCGACGCTGGCGCGTCATGGCGTCAAGGCGACGCTTTCGACGGCGCAAAGTGCGGACAAGAGCGCATCGCATGTCATCGAGAACCGGCTTTCGGACAGCAGCATCGATCTTCTCGTCATGGGCGCCTATACGCATTCGTGGCTCTGGCAGATGATCTTCGGCGGCACGACGAAGACCTTGCTGCAGTCGATGACGGCGCTCACCCTGTTATCGCGTTGA
- a CDS encoding ribbon-helix-helix domain-containing protein codes for MRNAEKVTITLTADMLRSVRDTVEAGEFATTSEAMRDAVRVWQRQRLEDAERLNAMRARIRRSLDDPRPSLTAEEAEVEMDRFMKGQEKASRNAAR; via the coding sequence ATGCGAAACGCGGAAAAGGTGACCATTACCCTCACGGCCGATATGTTGCGGAGCGTTCGCGATACGGTCGAGGCCGGTGAATTTGCGACCACGAGTGAGGCGATGCGGGATGCTGTGCGGGTGTGGCAGCGCCAGCGGCTCGAGGATGCCGAACGCCTCAACGCGATGCGGGCTCGTATTCGCCGTTCTCTTGATGATCCGCGCCCGAGTTTGACAGCAGAAGAGGCGGAAGTGGAAATGGACCGCTTCATGAAAGGTCAGGAAAAAGCGTCGCGCAATGCGGCGCGCTAA
- the hmgA gene encoding homogentisate 1,2-dioxygenase produces MDQTSIQTSDGEAATANTLKYLPGFGNDFETESLPGALPQGQNSPQKCNYGLYAEQLSGSPFTAPRGTNERSWLYRIRPSVRHTRRFSNASYPLWKTAPCLDEHSLPLGQLRWDPIPAPAERLTFLEGVRTITTAGDAATQVGMSAHAYVFNEDMVDDYFFNADGELLIVPQLGAIRVFTEMGIMDVEPLEICLIPRGMMFKILKGGEQTVWRGYICENYGAKFTLPDRGPIGANCLANPRDFKTPVAAFEDKETPCRVHVKWCGKFYVTDIGHSPLDVVAWHGNYAPFKYDLRTFSPVGAIRFDHPDPSIFSVLTAPTEDAGTANVDFVIFPPRWLVAEHTFRPPWYHRNIMSEFMGLIHGQYDAKEEGFVPGGMSLHNMMLPHGPDALAFEKASNTELKPVKLDHTMAFMFETRYPQQLTKYAAELETLQDNYLECWDGLERKFDGTSGIK; encoded by the coding sequence ATGGACCAGACATCGATCCAGACGTCGGATGGTGAAGCCGCGACAGCAAACACGCTGAAATATTTGCCGGGGTTCGGCAATGACTTCGAAACCGAGTCGCTCCCCGGCGCCTTGCCGCAAGGCCAGAACAGCCCGCAGAAGTGCAACTATGGTCTCTATGCGGAGCAGCTTTCCGGCTCGCCGTTCACCGCGCCGCGCGGGACCAACGAAAGGTCCTGGCTTTACCGCATCCGCCCGAGCGTGCGTCATACCCGCCGCTTCTCCAACGCGTCCTATCCGCTCTGGAAAACCGCGCCGTGCCTGGACGAACATTCGCTTCCCCTCGGCCAGCTTCGCTGGGATCCCATCCCCGCACCCGCGGAAAGGCTGACATTCCTCGAAGGGGTGCGGACCATCACGACGGCAGGCGATGCCGCCACCCAGGTGGGCATGTCAGCCCATGCCTATGTCTTCAATGAGGACATGGTCGACGATTACTTCTTCAATGCCGATGGTGAACTGCTGATCGTGCCGCAGCTCGGCGCCATCAGAGTGTTCACCGAAATGGGCATCATGGACGTCGAGCCCCTGGAAATATGCCTGATCCCGCGCGGCATGATGTTCAAGATTCTGAAGGGCGGCGAGCAGACGGTCTGGCGTGGCTATATATGCGAGAATTACGGCGCGAAATTCACCCTGCCGGACCGCGGGCCGATCGGCGCCAACTGCCTGGCAAACCCGCGCGATTTCAAGACGCCTGTCGCCGCATTCGAGGACAAGGAAACGCCTTGCCGCGTGCATGTGAAGTGGTGCGGAAAATTCTATGTCACGGATATCGGCCATTCGCCGCTGGATGTGGTGGCCTGGCATGGCAACTACGCCCCGTTCAAATACGATCTGCGGACATTTTCTCCTGTTGGCGCGATCCGCTTCGATCATCCCGATCCGTCGATTTTTTCTGTGCTGACCGCGCCGACCGAAGATGCGGGCACGGCGAATGTCGATTTCGTGATCTTTCCGCCGCGCTGGCTGGTCGCCGAGCACACCTTCCGTCCGCCCTGGTACCACCGCAACATCATGAGCGAATTCATGGGGCTGATCCACGGCCAGTATGACGCCAAGGAGGAGGGCTTCGTGCCTGGTGGCATGAGCCTGCACAACATGATGCTTCCGCACGGGCCGGATGCGCTCGCCTTCGAAAAGGCATCCAATACCGAGCTCAAACCGGTGAAGCTCGATCACACCATGGCCTTCATGTTCGAGACCCGGTACCCGCAGCAACTGACGAAATACGCAGCCGAGCTCGAGACGCTGCAGGATAATTACCTGGAATGCTGGGACGGCCTGGAACGCAAGTTCGACGGAACCTCTGGTATCAAGTGA